From the Colletotrichum lupini chromosome 1, complete sequence genome, the window GGTAAATCAATATCGACAAGTCGTTGGGTTTCCCTTCATCTATCGCGACCTAATCTCTCTTCATCGTCTTCCGTAAGCTCGTACGCAGGTCGGAAGCCCGCACCGTTCTGTCCTTCAGTCTTCAGCTGAGGGTTGGGATGAGTATCTTGCGTTCCGCCTAAACTCGTGTAGCCCTTGAAGATGTCAGTCACCCAATGTTGGGTTCTCTGAACCAATCATCTTACCTGATCATATAGAGGACAGTATGGTATTTCTAAATGTCGGATGAACTAGAGTTCGGTCAGTATCCTTATAACAGTAACAATTAAGGCCCATAACGCCACTGTAGCAAAGGCCCGGCATAATGTGTCAACTCACTGCCCAAATTTCGGCTGCGTAGAAGTGTCAGCAAGCAATTACACAACAACATGACAGGGGTGGTTACGAACCATAATGCCAGTCGATCACAGGATGCACCCGCATAAAGGCAGGCCACCCGGAGTCCGTGGGGTCAAAATCTGTCAACTTCTCGCCGTGGGGGTCTGTCCTCCTCGTCCCTACGAAGATGGCTTTTACGGTTGGTCTGTCTGCTAGGTATGCCTCGAGTCCATCTTTCATTGACATGGCATATCGTTTTACGTCTAAATGGTATTCGGCGCTGGTGGTTTCGACAAAATCGTCAACTTCGGCGAATGGGTGCTTCGATACGATGTACACTGCCTGAAATTCAGGAGGGAAGGAAGTCGTGCCGTTCGACCCGTTCGTTTGGGAGGCTTTCGGGAGAGAAGGGTATCGACGTGCTAGGGCGGCGAGGAGTATGATCAGGAGTACGAGGCCTGTCAAAGTGGTATGTCAGCATCATACGCCAGGCTAGGACAAATGACGGTATGCGACAGTAAATGCGGTGCCATGTCTCGATCCGAAAGATTCGCAACGTCGCAGGGAACATGTCGAGAATGCAAGATGTGAGCACGTACAGTCTTTTCCTCCATTGTAGGAGATTGAAATCTGTTCCAGGCTGCCTCGGCGCATTAGCAACCCATGCGGACACAATTAAGAGCTGACGTGGCGTGTCACGCATCACGCACCTGTATCTTGCCAACGCCTCGTCAACGACCCCCATTGACGCGCGCAGCTGCTTTTGAACATTGCGCAGAACATCCGTCGTCTGGTCATCCGCTAAGAAAGCGTCGACCTTATCCTTCAGCTCTTGGCACACTTCCTGGAAACTCCGCGGGGACGACTCGGATGAGTGGGGTTTGGCGGGGTAACCGTTGGCAGCCGCGGCAGTGTGCTCGCCGTTCCCGTTTGACATTGTGCGGATGGCTTCGAGACTGCTTAGATCGGCGATTGTGGAATACCAGGGAGATGAAGAGTGTCGTCAAGAGCCAATGTGGCAGAGGGACAGGCGTACGGGCGGGAGGAGTGGAATAGGGCGGAAAGTTATCGACTTCGGTGTCCTGTCGGAGACGGCGATGGCGGGGACGTGCGGGCGGGCGACACTTGCCATTTTGCCGGCTTATCTAAGACCTCCAATGCCTCGGACTGCCCACCGCCTTCTATTGGAGGTTTAGCGCAGCACGTGCAGATCAACTTATCAGGTCTAGCGGCCCGCCCGGAACCGAGACCCCGAAAAACGCAGGTGCGCCGAGGCCACATGTTCCTGACTCGGTAGCTTTCTTCAGGGTCCACTTGGCCCACCGTGTCCACCTCGGACTTGCCCTTCTCATTCTGGAAACAATATGGAAGGAACCCTGATGCCTGCCACCTATCACCattccttcttcttccatTGTAACCTGTGTCCTTCAATTTGATGTTATTCACAAGTTGCTACTGCATCACTTTTCAAAGACTTGTTGCTCTGGCTCTGTTCTGCTACCCTGGTATGACTGCTTTGATCTAATGATCCCCAACGCCTTGCTAAACAAACCGGCCCCCCTATTCTCTCCATCATTAGCGCCACTCTCCTCACTGCTCGTTGGATGATCCTGATAACGGCCGGGACCGAGGAAGAAGCCTTGCAGGGCTGGTATAAGACCTCGGAGGCGGGCTCAATGGTGTGACGAGCTCTTCATCTAGCGGCCCAAACACGTCAGATCCATCATCCGACTCTCCAGCCGGCATCGCTGGAGTGATGTCTGTCACAATAGTCAACCCATGAATGTTCCCCTTGTGGTTGTAGGGCGCTTCTGGTGGCATTTCCGGCTCCATGTTCGCCTCAAAGCCCATCTCCATGTCAACATCAAGATCCATCGCCGTTGTATTTTGGATGCTTTGCTGACTGTGGCTCCCGAATGTTCCCCCATTGATCCGCTTGTGAGATAGTTTCGCCTCAGCGCTTGCTTCAGATCGTTGTCGGTTGTAATATTGCGAGCAAGTAGATCTCGGAGACCGAAGCAGAGGCCGAAGTGTCGGTATGCAAGCGCAAATCACGGCGCAGCAGAGCTCAACCTCGGACCAGATCAGGGATGGAATCACATCCCACGTCACATCAGCTGTGAATACATGAGTAAGAGTAGACATCCTGACAACAGAGATGGCCGTCGTGCTGAAATCAAAGAATCAGTAAGAGCAATGCTTCATCGGAACATTAATCACGAACTCACATGAATCCAACGCCAAATGTAACAATCAGCGCAGCCTTTTGAGCTCGTTTCAAATTCAAGCTGCTCAAAAGCGGAATCGGCATGAAGAATATGATCATGTCGGTCACCAAGTGAACTGCAGCTGTTGCCATCCACCACGCCCCCTGGTCGTAACGCTCAAACTCGAAGGTGTCGCCTCTCCAACCTGGTGCGCTGATAACGACGGATGACACCACTACGGCAATACCAAACACCGCAATAAAGCCTAGCATTACGTCGCAAACAAGACAAAACGTGGGATGAGCAAATACTCGTCGGTACAAAAGGAGTAAAGCTATCTTCACGAAAATGAAGGTAATGTGGTATGATAAAGTTGCAGCGATCGTTGCCTGTAGCGAGTGTTAGCATGGCAGATTCCTAAATTCATATTCACAATCTACAAGAACCAACTCACCCTGCGACCAGTCTGCTGTACTTCAATGGGAACTGTCCAGACATGCATCCCAAGCCCAAATATGGTGCCTTTCCAATCGTTAGTCAAAGTCTTCTCCCTCGTGTTGTCATGGATTCAAGAAACTCACATATCGAAAAGACAAGACCAGTGAGTACTGTCAAAGCCTAGTACAGCTTAATTAGCGTCTGGCTTTTCCAATACTCTGGAATTCAGAGTCTGATAGGACGCAAGTGCTTAGGTATGAGACGACGAGGAGAGTGTCGTCCAAACCCCATTTCTTCAACACCACGGCCCTCACATAGACACGTAGGGCGACAAAAATCAATGCAATTCCGAGAAACCCTGCAGTCATGCCAATGAGCAATGGAGCTCTTGTGGCGTCCGTGTATGGCGGGGTTGGATCCCCTCGTGTGAAGCTTTCATTGTGCATGGCGACTTCTTGTCAATTCTCCCGTCCCTATCGATGGAGCTTCTGTAACGGACGGCCTTCGAATAGACGTGGTTTTCCAGAACTTTGGACTCGGATGGCTTTCGAGGTCGACATTGAACACGAAACACTGGATCAATTCGTCAAGTCGTTGCGGAAACTGGAAACTAAATGCCAGGGTGCCACGGGACACATGGCCCGGGATCTCGCACGTTAAAGACAATGGAATGTAGAGAGATTCATGGAACGCCAAAAGGTAGACACTAACAATGAAAGCTTGCCATGTCCGGCGATCCTGAACTACCGAGGAAACAACATCTCAAGTATCATCACCGCATGCGGTCACGCCACGATGTTCTTCAGCCGCCACAACGCAGACGGCTGGGATCCTTAAAATCCACAGGCCCAGAGCCGACTCCTTGCGACCACAATTCGGGGCCAATGTGTGTGGATGAACAGTTAGCCATTGATGCCGTAGGCTTACATGGCGATTTCAGGCGACCTATTGGGGGCGGCTATAGACATCGAACGCCACACTTTTGCTCCCATTGAAGAATTTGGCTAATCTATGGCCTATTGTTTCGGACTTTTCGTTGGGACTGGAAACGAGGGAGCACAAAGCCACCGGCGCACTTCCCCGAGCTCTTTCGGCGAGTGTTACAGGCATTAGTCGAGTGTTGTAGAGGATCTGCGCTTCCGGTAAACCGGATACGATTCACTACCAATCAGCCCGTGTGTCCTGCACGCACTCGCGGTACTATCCGCTGCAAGAAGACAACCTCCAGGCTGGAAAAGCCCGAGGCGGGGAGCCTTCAAGCCACATGTATTGATTCTTTCACGTGCAAATCTTCCACCGTGGCAAACCTTCCATGTTGCCGTGCAGACCTGTTGAATCATGAGTCTTAAAGCATTCGGAGCTCTCATGTTTGTGGTCTTTGCTGGTAACCTTTCGGGCTAAAACAGTTGGTTTTAAGACAGTTTCGCAATTGATACAGGTGATGGGTCACAGCAAGGACTGCAGGTCGCAAATGTACTTGTCGGCACCGTTTTGCCGAAACACGAACGTGATAGCTTGAATGTATTGAAGATTACTGAGCTGGAGCAATACTAGTAAGATGATCTACCTGTCTCGCCAGGCGTTTCTCTACGCCTCAAGTGAAGATGTTACTGAACTTCGATGGGGGCCGCAGCTTCAAAGGATCTGTCACAATAGCTCGGTCGCTCAAGGGACGCCACATCGACCGACGCGTCTTGACTTAATGACAAGCGGGTGCTAGATGTCTTTGGCAAGGCCTGTTCCAATTCCGGAACCTCACCAAGCGTATGAAAATAAGCTGATCATATCAGCCAATTACCCCAACGTTGTCTCCTTGATAGCCAACTTTGATAGTGTACGGAAGTGGCATTATCGGGACACTGATGATTCAGGGTTGCAATGAAGGGCACAGGTCCAGGAATATGAGGCTTCAATATCAGAGGATCGCTTTCATTTAGTTCATGATGTAGAATATGTACAGAAAAGATGCATGCTTGTGCATAGATATTTCATGGACTTTTTCAAGCAGGGAATCTCGAGTTCAGCGCGTTCCACTCAGTCTGAGTGAGGGGCGTAACCGATCCATGCTTCAGTCCAGAAGGGAAGCCAGAAGTGCTACCAGCCTGCCAATTAGGCGACTGAATATTGCTGGTCTGGAATGGCACATATTGAGTGTAGTCATCCAGCAGGAGGTGGTACAGCCCGGGGGTGGTGTTGTCGGCATACGAGGCAGGTCCCTCGCGAGGGCTCTCATTTCTGACGTAGCCAGGAATGCGATTCCAAGTGCCAAAGATACCATTCGAAGTGACCTCTTGGTAGACTTGGTTGGTAGTCTCGTTCTTCAGGAAGCGGGCATAGGCGCCAGATGTGCCCAAGTACTGGAACTCCTGGTCGATGAGGGGAGTGTCCGCTAAGGCAAGATAGTCTCGGGCCGGACTGAAGGTGACAAAGTCCTTTGTCGTGGTGTATCGGATTCGGTCGAGCGTTGCGGTGCCGG encodes:
- a CDS encoding glycoside hydrolase family 43; translation: MRVFSILAAVASAAVVAGNPVARQTSNFAGYLISTFSDANPKVQFHLSNGNSASSFKFLNKGQAVLTSTVGTKAVRDVYLTTNPSRSEWYIIATDLDINASGFNWDKATRTGSRGIVVWKSANLVDWSAPTLRIVEADTAGMVWAPSAVWDDAKAHWYVFWSARHYRSTDTAHTGTATLDRIRYTTTKDFVTFSPARDYLALADTPLIDQEFQYLGTSGAYARFLKNETTNQVYQEVTSNGIFGTWNRIPGYVRNESPREGPASYADNTTPGLYHLLLDDYTQYVPFQTSNIQSPNWQAGSTSGFPSGLKHGSVTPLTQTDDPLILKPHIPGPVPFIATLNHQCPDNATSVHYQTYFHTLGEVPELEQALPKTSSTRLSLSQDASVDVASLERPSYCDRSFEAAAPIEVHNLQYIQAITFVFRQNGADKYICDLQSLLLPAKTTNMRAPNALRLMIQQVCTATWKVCHGGRFARERINTCGLKAPRLGLFQPGGCLLAADSTAMNRIRFTGSADPLQHSTNACNTRRKSSGKCAGGFVLPRFQSQRKPPPIGRLKSPCKPTASMANCSSTHIGPELWSQGVGSGPVDFKDPSHVVSSVVQDRRTWQAFIVSVYLLAFHESLYIPLSLTCEIPGHVSRGTLAFSFQFPQRLDELIQCFVFNVDLESHPSPKFWKTTSIRRPFTRGDPTPPYTDATRAPLLIGMTAGFLGIALIFVALRVYVRAVVLKKWGLDDTLLVVSYLSTCVLSDSEFQILTGLVFSICTIFGLGMHVWTVPIEVQQTGRRATIAATLSYHITFIFVKIALLLLYRRVFAHPTFCLVCDVMLGFIAVFGIAVVVSSVVISAPGWRGDTFEFERYDQGAWWMATAAVHLVTDMIIFFMPIPLLSSLNLKRAQKAALIVTFGVGFITTAISVVRMSTLTHVFTADVTWDVIPSLIWSEVELCCAVICACIPTLRPLLRSPRSTCSQYYNRQRSEASAEAKLSHKRINGGTFGSHSQQSIQNTTAMDLDVDMEMGFEANMEPEMPPEAPYNHKGNIHGLTIVTDITPAMPAGESDDGSDVFGPLDEELVTPLSPPPRSYTSPARLLPRSRPLSGSSNEQSKQSYQGSRTEPEQQVFEKWQASGFLPYCFQNEKGKSEVDTVGQVDPEESYRVRNMWPRRTCVFRGLGSGRAARPDKLICTCCAKPPIEGGGQSEALEVLDKPAKWQVSPARTSPPSPLEAIRTMSNGNGEHTAAAANGYPAKPHSSESSPRSFQEVCQELKDKVDAFLADDQTTDVLRNVQKQLRASMGVVDEALARYRQPGTDFNLLQWRKRLYVLTSCILDMFPATLRIFRIETWHRIYCLVLLIILLAALARRYPSLPKASQTNGSNGTTSFPPEFQAVYIVSKHPFAEVDDFVETTSAEYHLDVKRYAMSMKDGLEAYLADRPTVKAIFVGTRRTDPHGEKLTDFDPTDSGWPAFMRVHPVIDWHYAEIWAFIRHLEIPYCPLYDQGYTSLGGTQDTHPNPQLKTEGQNGAGFRPAYELTEDDEERLEQRIIIMEEPFLAAMFARITAALWCRFGPSTVCPTTDLCDMRADERIRIWPSKAFVSLIFAWCDDDVGIEDPPQRSHRWLYPLKRQSIADFSIPIHDRLSVTGPRNVTKPRAAMWTLSTYYWCLIIGSLALVIRISGKWLDEPRRGAFERARALSHDRRLAFIMMHSGVGFLAALSIILLLAHDVSAGPTVNVLNGSYEGLSLPSYEQDVFLGVPYAQPPTGNLRFKAPQSIDSTWNGTRPATEYGDICMQYIAPPSHPMSEDCLSLNVIRPSSFDSTGLLPVAVWIHGGGLYAGSSRDNNLTNFVNQASAAQKPLIAVSINHRLSAFGFLWGSDGVKANGSANNGLRDQRLALHWIQENIAFFGGDPRRVTIFGQSAGGLSVGQQLIAYGGRDDGLFQGAIMQSGGMAEKWPYNVKDPAAYTRNLYRNLTETTSCSEAASPLECLRNLPVRVISAALNVSATPVFSGTGLGPWLTQVDGDFLQDGPIASLEKGHFVHVPIMYSATTDEATAFMFGGKLDTDDDFRALVAAGGPDGSTVSAIERLYPNTNGTGLPAGYSPTAEDNQLYGSQWKRGVEFHTDVVETTSRRMTLKAWAAAGAEAYSARVNLLPPSTTPRLGSHHSMDISFIFDALDEETLGELQFATASKLMGRTWASFVSDLNPNNHGVPNTPMWPAWTAEKSNKTGSNFVFNANSDPWSMSFIEVDDYRLRQTTYLASVMQSQMYY